A region from the Paludicola sp. MB14-C6 genome encodes:
- a CDS encoding VRR-NUC domain-containing protein, with product MVNLDGISPQRRKELYGTKPISQIGQPLEGAEQQALFQWSVWMSHQYPELELLYHTPNEGKRSKSQGAKLVREGLKKGVPDIHLPVPSGRFVSLYIEMKRKGQAPTKDQLDWIEKLQLHGNAARVCYSCDEAIDVIMKYLKGEL from the coding sequence ATGGTTAACCTAGACGGTATTTCACCACAACGAAGGAAAGAACTGTATGGCACAAAGCCAATTAGCCAAATAGGACAACCACTCGAAGGAGCAGAGCAACAAGCTCTGTTCCAGTGGTCCGTTTGGATGAGCCATCAATATCCGGAATTAGAATTGCTTTATCACACACCAAACGAGGGCAAGCGGAGTAAATCGCAAGGCGCAAAGCTTGTGCGTGAAGGACTCAAAAAGGGTGTGCCGGATATTCACCTTCCCGTTCCTAGCGGAAGATTTGTAAGCTTGTACATCGAAATGAAACGCAAAGGCCAAGCGCCTACCAAAGATCAGCTTGATTGGATTGAAAAATTACAACTACACGGAAATGCTGCAAGAGTTTGTTATTCATGTGATGAAGCAATAGATGTAATCATGAAATATTTAAAGGGTGAGTTGTGA
- a CDS encoding DNA-methyltransferase, giving the protein MKLEVNNVYNMDCIVGMQQIEDKSIDMILCDLPYGTTDCRWDSIIPFDLLWKEYERIIKDNGAIVLTSAQPFTTKLIGSNQKLFRYCWYWIKNCATGFPFAKYQPMRNVEDICVFYKKVPTYNPQGLIKLDKPIVKQRPDPTKENVYKMDSLTGGYVTRFTNYPRQTLEIKCQREGLHPTQKPVELFKYLILTYTNVGDTVLDNCIGSGTTAVACIETNRNFIGFELDEKHYNTCIKRISKYQGST; this is encoded by the coding sequence ATGAAGTTAGAAGTAAACAACGTTTACAACATGGATTGTATTGTAGGTATGCAGCAGATTGAGGATAAGAGTATAGACATGATTTTATGCGACTTACCTTATGGCACAACGGATTGTAGGTGGGATAGCATCATTCCTTTTGATTTACTCTGGAAGGAATACGAGCGAATCATAAAAGACAATGGTGCAATCGTGTTAACCTCAGCACAACCGTTTACAACAAAATTAATCGGCAGTAATCAAAAGCTTTTTCGTTATTGCTGGTACTGGATAAAGAATTGTGCAACCGGGTTTCCTTTCGCAAAGTATCAACCAATGCGTAATGTAGAGGATATATGCGTGTTCTATAAGAAAGTACCAACATACAATCCACAAGGTTTGATTAAACTAGATAAACCAATCGTTAAGCAAAGACCTGATCCAACAAAAGAAAACGTGTATAAAATGGATAGCTTGACCGGTGGATATGTTACACGATTTACTAATTATCCAAGGCAAACGCTTGAAATCAAATGTCAGCGTGAGGGACTTCATCCAACACAAAAGCCGGTAGAGTTGTTTAAGTATTTGATACTTACATACACAAATGTAGGTGATACTGTGCTGGATAATTGTATCGGATCAGGAACAACAGCAGTAGCTTGCATTGAAACCAATCGTAATTTCATAGGATTTGAGTTAGATGAGAAGCATTATAATACCTGTATAAAGAGAATAAGCAAATATCAAGGTAGTACCTAA
- the terS gene encoding phage terminase small subunit produces the protein MGRKKNPKRQQAQKLWLESKKKRKLKDIAAELGVSEGLVRKWKCEDEWDKSSLRKINGEQVVCVTKARGAPLGNKNALGAGAPDGNKNAVKTGEFENIFFDTLGSDELYMIDNVTLHKKELLLNEIKLLTVRERRMMQRLDKFKGKEGQSAEVRTSIDLGIAVQTVKSNPAIKIIQSIEEALTRIQAQKRQCIDLLDKIERGEMECW, from the coding sequence ATGGGCAGAAAGAAAAATCCGAAAAGACAGCAAGCTCAAAAGCTGTGGCTAGAGTCGAAGAAGAAGCGTAAATTAAAAGATATTGCAGCAGAACTTGGAGTATCAGAAGGCCTTGTTCGTAAATGGAAATGTGAAGATGAATGGGATAAATCATCGTTACGAAAAATTAACGGAGAACAGGTCGTTTGTGTTACGAAGGCAAGAGGTGCTCCTCTTGGTAATAAAAATGCATTAGGAGCAGGTGCTCCTGATGGCAACAAGAATGCAGTAAAAACGGGAGAATTTGAGAATATTTTCTTTGATACTCTAGGCAGTGATGAGTTATATATGATTGATAATGTAACGTTACATAAAAAGGAATTGTTACTGAATGAAATTAAACTTCTTACTGTTCGTGAAAGAAGAATGATGCAACGATTAGATAAATTTAAAGGTAAAGAAGGGCAATCAGCAGAGGTAAGAACTTCGATTGATTTAGGTATTGCAGTTCAAACTGTGAAATCAAATCCGGCTATAAAGATTATTCAAAGCATAGAAGAAGCATTAACAAGAATACAAGCACAGAAGAGACAATGTATTGATTTACTAGACAAGATAGAGCGTGGTGAAATGGAGTGTTGGTGA